A genomic segment from Cuculus canorus isolate bCucCan1 chromosome 20, bCucCan1.pri, whole genome shotgun sequence encodes:
- the ADORA2B gene encoding adenosine receptor A2b isoform X2, with the protein MLLLPAGWSPAAPGQGGLRAGWGRPASADRNQGRKCKSYLAAAAVKAYNSLVTGKRARGLIAVLWVLSFAIGLTPLMGWNKAMSGCPNATNETGTDTGTENHGCFISCLFENVVTMSYMVYFNFFGCVLLPLVIMLGIYIKIFMVACKQLHQIELMGNSRTTLQKEVHAAKSLAIIVGLFAFCWLPLHILNCITHFHEEFSKSKPEWVMYMAIILSHANSVINPIIYAYRIRDFRYTFRKIISKILCKADDFPKCTDNNQHLTVTNMNSPIASVTI; encoded by the exons ATGCTGTTGTTGCCGGCTGGTTGGAGCCCAGCTGCGCCTGGGCAGGGAG GGTTGAGAGCCGGTTGGGGCCGGCCGGCTTCTGCGGACAGAAACCAGGGTAGAAAATGCAAATCCTACCTGGCAGCGGCTGCTGTGAAAGC GTATAACAGTCTGGTGACCGGCAAGCGGGCAAGAGGACTCATTGCTGTGCTGTGGGTCCTGTCCTTTGCAATTGGATTGACTCCACTTATGGGCTGGAATAAAGCCATGAGCGGTTGTCCCAATGCCACCAATGAGACAGGAACTGACACCGGCACAGAGAACCACGGCTGCTTCATTTCATGCCTCTTTGAGAATGTGGTAACGATGAGCTACATGGTGTACTTCAACTTCTTTGGCTGTGTGCTACTCCCGCTTGTTATCATGCTGGGAATCTACATTAAGATATTCATGGTCGCCTGCAAACAGTTGCATCAGATTGAACTGATGGGCAACTCCAGGACCACACTGCAGAAGGAAGTCCACGCAGCTAAGTCTCTGGCCATCATTGTCGGACTTTTTGCCTTCTGTTGGCTGCCCTTGCATATCTTGAACTGCATCACTCACTTCCATGAGGAGTTCTCCAAATCCAAGCCTGAGTGGGTGATGTATATGGCCATCATCCTCTCCCACGCCAACTCTGTCATCAATCCCATCATCTATGCCTACAGGATCAGGGACTTCCGCTACACCTTCCGCAAGATCATTTCCAAGATCCTCTGTAAGGCGGACGACTTCCCCAAGTGCACTGACAACAACCAGCACCTGACTGTCACCAACATGAACTCTCCAATAGCCTCGGTGACCATCTGA
- the ADORA2B gene encoding adenosine receptor A2b isoform X1: MDTLKTTYIAVELVIAVLSIAGNVLVCWAVAINSTLKNATNYFLVSLAVADIAVGLLAIPFAITISIGFQVDFHSCLFFACFVLVLTQSSIFSLLAVAIDRYLAIKIPLRYNSLVTGKRARGLIAVLWVLSFAIGLTPLMGWNKAMSGCPNATNETGTDTGTENHGCFISCLFENVVTMSYMVYFNFFGCVLLPLVIMLGIYIKIFMVACKQLHQIELMGNSRTTLQKEVHAAKSLAIIVGLFAFCWLPLHILNCITHFHEEFSKSKPEWVMYMAIILSHANSVINPIIYAYRIRDFRYTFRKIISKILCKADDFPKCTDNNQHLTVTNMNSPIASVTI, encoded by the exons ATGGACACTCTGAAAACAACCTACATCGCGGTGGAGCTGGTCATCGCCGTGCTGTCCATCGCTGGCAACGTCCTGGTCTGCTGGGCCGTGGCCATCAACAGCACCTTGAAGAACGCGACCAACTATTTCCTGGTGTCTCTGGCCGTGGCCGACATCGCCGTGGGTTTGTTAGCCATCCCCTTTGCCATCACCATCAGCATCGGCTTCCAGGTGGATTTTCACAGCTGCCTCTTCTTCGCCTGCTTCGTGCTGGTGTTGACCCAAAGCTCCATTTTCAGCTTGCTGGCGGTGGCCATCGACAGGTACCTGGCTATTAAGATCCCGCTGAG GTATAACAGTCTGGTGACCGGCAAGCGGGCAAGAGGACTCATTGCTGTGCTGTGGGTCCTGTCCTTTGCAATTGGATTGACTCCACTTATGGGCTGGAATAAAGCCATGAGCGGTTGTCCCAATGCCACCAATGAGACAGGAACTGACACCGGCACAGAGAACCACGGCTGCTTCATTTCATGCCTCTTTGAGAATGTGGTAACGATGAGCTACATGGTGTACTTCAACTTCTTTGGCTGTGTGCTACTCCCGCTTGTTATCATGCTGGGAATCTACATTAAGATATTCATGGTCGCCTGCAAACAGTTGCATCAGATTGAACTGATGGGCAACTCCAGGACCACACTGCAGAAGGAAGTCCACGCAGCTAAGTCTCTGGCCATCATTGTCGGACTTTTTGCCTTCTGTTGGCTGCCCTTGCATATCTTGAACTGCATCACTCACTTCCATGAGGAGTTCTCCAAATCCAAGCCTGAGTGGGTGATGTATATGGCCATCATCCTCTCCCACGCCAACTCTGTCATCAATCCCATCATCTATGCCTACAGGATCAGGGACTTCCGCTACACCTTCCGCAAGATCATTTCCAAGATCCTCTGTAAGGCGGACGACTTCCCCAAGTGCACTGACAACAACCAGCACCTGACTGTCACCAACATGAACTCTCCAATAGCCTCGGTGACCATCTGA
- the ADORA2B gene encoding adenosine receptor A2b isoform X3, whose protein sequence is MDTLKTTYIAVELVIAVLSIAGNVLVCWAVAINSTLKNATNYFLVSLAVADIAVGLLAIPFAITISIGFQVDFHSCLFFACFVLVLTQSSIFSLLAVAIDRYLAIKIPLRVESRLGPAGFCGQKPG, encoded by the exons ATGGACACTCTGAAAACAACCTACATCGCGGTGGAGCTGGTCATCGCCGTGCTGTCCATCGCTGGCAACGTCCTGGTCTGCTGGGCCGTGGCCATCAACAGCACCTTGAAGAACGCGACCAACTATTTCCTGGTGTCTCTGGCCGTGGCCGACATCGCCGTGGGTTTGTTAGCCATCCCCTTTGCCATCACCATCAGCATCGGCTTCCAGGTGGATTTTCACAGCTGCCTCTTCTTCGCCTGCTTCGTGCTGGTGTTGACCCAAAGCTCCATTTTCAGCTTGCTGGCGGTGGCCATCGACAGGTACCTGGCTATTAAGATCCCGCTGAG GGTTGAGAGCCGGTTGGGGCCGGCCGGCTTCTGCGGACAGAAACCAGGGTAG